A stretch of DNA from uncultured Pseudodesulfovibrio sp.:
CATGCGAGAAGAAGGCTGCTGATCCATGAATGCCCTGATAATCGGCTACGGCTCCATCGGCGCGCGCCATGCGCGCCTGCTAGAGTCCATGGGACACAAGGTCGCCTGCGTGACACGAAACAAGGAATGCCCTTTCCCGACATTCCCCGACATTCAAGCCGCGCTTGAAGAAACCAAGCCCTGGTTGGCCGTGGTCTGCACGGCCACGGTCGAACACGCCGCGAACCTTAAAAGCCTGCTCAAGGCCGGGTTCAAAGGCCGCATCCTGGTGGAAAAACCTCTTTTTGAGAGAGTCTGCGAGATAGAGCCCGAACCGGGTGACAACGTGTTCGTCGCCTACAATCTGCGCTTTCATCCGCTGGTCACCCGAACCCGCGAACTGCTTGCAGGCCACAAGATTCTGAGCGCGCGCTTCGCCGTCGGGCAATACCTGCCGGATTGGCGACCGGGTCAGGACTACACCAAAAGCTACTCGGCCAGCCGGGCCAGAGGCGGTGGCGTGTTGCGCGACTTGTCTCATGAGCTGGATCTGGCCCAGTTCCTCCTGGGAAACTGGAAGCGTGTCACGGCCATGGGCGGCCATTACAGCGACCTTGTCATCGACTCTGACGACCAGTTCGCCGTGCTCATGGAGACCGAACGCTGCCCCGTTGTCGGCGTGCACATGGATTATCTCAGCCGGTCTCCCCACCGAGGCTTCGACATTACCTGCGCGGACATGACCCTGCGGGCCGACTTTCTGGCGGGCATGCTCACCGTGGACGGCACGGTGGAGGAGTTCCCGGTGGAACGGGACACCACCTACCGACGCGAGCTGGAGGCAATGGCCATGGGCGATCCCACGCCGTGCACCTATGCACAGGGAGCGGCCCTGGTCGAACTGATCGAGGCGCTTGAACAATGCGCCGAACAACAGGTATGGGTGTCCGCATCATGAAACGCTACGGATTCATTTTCGCCCGGGGCGGCTCCAAGGGAGTACCCGGCAAGAACATTCGCCCGTTAAACGGGATACCGCTCATCGCTCACGCCATCCGTGCTGGCCGGGACAGTGGCCAGCTTGACCGGATCATCGTGTCCACGGACGACCAGAAGATCGCGGATGCGGCAAAGGAATATGGAGCCGAGGTTCCGTTCATGCGCCCGGCAGAACTGGCCCGTGACGACGCGCCCGAATGGCTGGCCTGGCGTCATGCGGTTGATGCGGTGGACGACTTCGACCTGTTTGTGTCCCTGCCGTGCACTGCGCCGCTGCGCATCGCCAGCGACGTACGGGACTGCATCGAGCTCTTCGAGCGGGGCGGCTGCGACATGGTCGTCACGGCACGGCCCGCCGAGCGCCATCCCTCCTTCAACATGGTCACCATGACCGACGACGGATACGCTGCCATCGCCATGCCCCCAAGCGAGAGCATCACCCGCCGCCAGGACGCACCGCCTATCTTTGACCTGACTACGGTCTGCTACGTGACCACACCGAATTTCATCAAGAAACACGAAGGGGTGTTTCAGGGAAAGGTCAAGGCGGTCGTCATTCCGCCGGAACGCGCCCTGGACATCGATACAGAGCAGGACTTCGCCTTTGCGCAGTTCCTGATGGAGCGGAACCAATGAAGAGCATAGAGGAACTGATGGACCTGACAGGCCGGACCGCCCTGGTTACCGGCGGAGCCGGATACATTGGGCAGGCGTTCTGTGACGCCCTGGCCGAATCCGGGGCGAAGGTCGCTGTGCTGGACATGGACGCGGATCGCGTAAATGAGACCGCCACGCGCCTGGCCGAGCAATGGTCGGTAGAGACCATGGGCGTGACCTTGAACCTGGCCGACGAAAAGACCGTTGTGGCGACACCGGGCAAGGTGGCCGCCAAGCTTGGCAGCCTGGACATCCTGGTAAACTGCGCCGCCTTTGTCGGCACCTCCAAGCTGACCGGCTGGGGTGTTCCCTTCGAAGAACAGTCAGTGGACACCTGGCGCGCGGCGCTCGAGACCAACCTGACCGCGCCCTTTGCTCTGATCCAGGCCGCAACGCCGTGGCTTCGGGAATCCGGTCGCGGCTCCATCGTCAACATCGGTTCCACCTATGGCGTGGTCGGCCCGGACATGTCCCTGTACGACGACACCAAGATGGGCAACCCGGCGGCCTATGGAGCCTCCAAGGGCGGCCTCATCCAGCTGACCCGTTACCTTTCCACCGTGCTGGCTCCGGATGTGCGGGTCAACTCCATCTGCCCCGGCGGCGTGGCCCGCGGCCAGGACCCGAAATTCGTCGCCCGCTACGAGGCCCGCACCCCCATGGGACGCATGGCCACCGAAGAGGACATGAAGGGTGCCCTGCTCTATCTTGCCAGCGATCTTTCCGCCTACGTCACCGGCCAGAACCTGATGGTCGACGGCGGCTGGACCGCTTGGTAACCTTTTAATCTGAAAGCCGAATTATCCGCTTGTTGACTGGCGGATAGCGGCTTGGTAGTTACCTACTCCCATGAACATACGCGTTATCCCGAGGCTGGACATCAAGGGTCCGAACCTGGTCAAAGGTGTCCACCTGGAAGGGCTGCGCGTCCTCGGTAAACCCGAGGACTTCGCGCACAAATATTACATGAACGGGGCCGACGAGCTCATCTATATGGACCTGGTCGCTTCCCTGTACGGCCGGAGCAACCTCAGAGAGATCGTCAGCAGGACTGCCAGCAACATCTTCATCCCCCTGACGGTGGGAGGCGGCATCCGCAGCGTGGACGACATCCGCGAGCTGCTTCGGGCCGGAGCGGACAAGGTGGCGATCAATACCGCCCTCTTCGAAAAGCCCGAACTGATTACGGAAGGTGCCAAGACCTTCGGCTCGCAGTGCATCGTGATCTCCATTGAGGCAAAGCGGATGCCTGACGGCAGTTACACCTGCCTCCACACCAACGCCCGTGAGAACTCCGGCCGCGAGGTCGTGGAGTGGGTAAAGGAAGCCGTGGACCGGGGGGCCGGAGAAATACTGCTAACCAGCGAGGACAACGAAGGCACCGGGCAAGGCTACGACCTCGAGCTGCTTGAAATGGTCAATGCGGCAGTCAATGTCCCTGTCATTGCCTCCGGTGGGGCTGGCAGCCTGGACCATCTGGTCGAAGGCGCCAAAGCCATCGGCACCGGCGCGGTCAGCGCTGCGTCCATGTTCCATTACAATCGCCTCGAAGAGCTCAAGGATACGGGTCGGTTTGCCAGCGAGGGCAACACGTCCTTCATCGAACAATCCCGGACCAAGACCATCGCCTACCTTGAAGGCAAAATCACTTGCCACTCTGTCGCCGACGCCAAGGAAGCCCTGGTCGCGGCGGGCAGCAAATGCCGCATGGACCGCCCTGCCGAGGTCTTGCAATGCAACAGTACAGCCTCCCAAGAGGTAGTGGTGGTTGATTATGGCATCGGGAACCTCTTCAACCTTTGCCGGGCCATTCGGTGCCTGACCGGCGTGGAGCCGGTGGTTACCGCCGACAAGGACGTTATCGCCAAGGCCGAAAAGGTCATCCTGCCCGGCGTAGGGGCCTTTGGCGACG
This window harbors:
- a CDS encoding Gfo/Idh/MocA family oxidoreductase → MNALIIGYGSIGARHARLLESMGHKVACVTRNKECPFPTFPDIQAALEETKPWLAVVCTATVEHAANLKSLLKAGFKGRILVEKPLFERVCEIEPEPGDNVFVAYNLRFHPLVTRTRELLAGHKILSARFAVGQYLPDWRPGQDYTKSYSASRARGGGVLRDLSHELDLAQFLLGNWKRVTAMGGHYSDLVIDSDDQFAVLMETERCPVVGVHMDYLSRSPHRGFDITCADMTLRADFLAGMLTVDGTVEEFPVERDTTYRRELEAMAMGDPTPCTYAQGAALVELIEALEQCAEQQVWVSAS
- the hisH gene encoding imidazole glycerol phosphate synthase subunit HisH, which translates into the protein MNIRVIPRLDIKGPNLVKGVHLEGLRVLGKPEDFAHKYYMNGADELIYMDLVASLYGRSNLREIVSRTASNIFIPLTVGGGIRSVDDIRELLRAGADKVAINTALFEKPELITEGAKTFGSQCIVISIEAKRMPDGSYTCLHTNARENSGREVVEWVKEAVDRGAGEILLTSEDNEGTGQGYDLELLEMVNAAVNVPVIASGGAGSLDHLVEGAKAIGTGAVSAASMFHYNRLEELKDTGRFASEGNTSFIEQSRTKTIAYLEGKITCHSVADAKEALVAAGSKCRMDRPAEVLQCNSTASQEVVVVDYGIGNLFNLCRAIRCLTGVEPVVTADKDVIAKAEKVILPGVGAFGDGMHNLRERGLVEVLRERGKENRPTLGICLGMQLLLSKSHEFGDHEGLGLIPGSVDHMFNGEPNEEVPVPHIGWAALNTGGRSWEGTEFKSISDGASAYFVHTYVANPEDQAHVLSVTSYGPTQFVSAVKKGNICGCQFHPELSGPDGLSILKAFIE
- a CDS encoding acylneuraminate cytidylyltransferase family protein, which encodes MKRYGFIFARGGSKGVPGKNIRPLNGIPLIAHAIRAGRDSGQLDRIIVSTDDQKIADAAKEYGAEVPFMRPAELARDDAPEWLAWRHAVDAVDDFDLFVSLPCTAPLRIASDVRDCIELFERGGCDMVVTARPAERHPSFNMVTMTDDGYAAIAMPPSESITRRQDAPPIFDLTTVCYVTTPNFIKKHEGVFQGKVKAVVIPPERALDIDTEQDFAFAQFLMERNQ
- a CDS encoding SDR family oxidoreductase, producing the protein MKSIEELMDLTGRTALVTGGAGYIGQAFCDALAESGAKVAVLDMDADRVNETATRLAEQWSVETMGVTLNLADEKTVVATPGKVAAKLGSLDILVNCAAFVGTSKLTGWGVPFEEQSVDTWRAALETNLTAPFALIQAATPWLRESGRGSIVNIGSTYGVVGPDMSLYDDTKMGNPAAYGASKGGLIQLTRYLSTVLAPDVRVNSICPGGVARGQDPKFVARYEARTPMGRMATEEDMKGALLYLASDLSAYVTGQNLMVDGGWTAW